GTCCAAGCCGCCCATGCGGCAGAGGTACAACACATCGCTATGCCACTGACCTTTGTTCTCTATAAAGAACAAGCGGTCAGCTTTGGCTAACTTACTTTGGGCTTCGGTATTTTGTCCAAAACCGGCTGCCAAGTTCAAAGCAATGAAAGTAATGAGTAATTGTAATTTGACATCTTTCATAAGTTTTGGAAATTTAACAGCACAAAGATAGTTTTTGGTTTTGAGAAAAGCAAGTTCAAAAAAAACGAACGTGTTGAAAATGAGGGGGTTAAATTTTTTGCGTGAGGCATGCGGAGGGTGGGCGTTAGCCCAGTGCGTAGCGCAGCGAAGCACCGAAGCGAAAGCGTAGCCCGAAGCACGCCGACCTTGCCCACACAAGCGCAGCGCAGTGTGGGCAAGGGCACGCCCAAAAAGTTAAAGTTTTTAATCTGAATATTTTTTTCATTTTACATAAAAAACAGGTATGCTAATAAAAAACGGGAGCTTAATGTAGCCCCCGTAACATTAATTGTTTAGCGTATTCTCGCCAGACCGTTATCATCCCAGTAGCGTTTAATTTCTATTTTGATTTCGGTCGGCGTGTTAGGATTGGTGTGTGCCATGCTAAGGTACTTTTTAGCCTTAGACTTGTCTTGCTTTTGCTTGGTTTTTGAATAGTATCCCACATTGAGATACATCATACCAAGAAGGTACTGTGCCTTATAATCTTCTTTTTCTGCGGCACGAATAAGATAGTTGGTTCCTTTTTCAAGGTTGATTTTTGTTCCGTAGCCTAAGGTATAAGCTTCGCCTAAGCAGGATTGGGCTTCTACGTTATCACTATCAGCGGCTTTTTGGAGGAGTTCTATGGCTTTAGAGTAGTTTTGAGGAACGCCTTCGCCCCTGTAATAACATAATCCTAACTGGGCTTGCGCATCAGCATTGCCTTGATTAGCCGATTTTTGGAACCATTCTGCGGCTTGATTCATGTCCTTTTTTATACCTTTGCCTAACTTGTAGCACATACCTAGTTGATACTCTGCTTCGGGGTTACCTGCATTAGCGGCTTTGCTATACCAATGTACGGCTTGTGCTTCGTTGACAGGTACACCTATACCGTTCATGTAGCAGTTTGCCAAAAGAATTTGAGCAGAGATTTCACCTTGTTCAGCGGCTTTGTTAAGCCAAGAAACGGCTATTTGTGGATTTTTATCTACGCCTATACCATTGAGATAGTTGTACCCCATGGCATACTGCGCTCTGGCAAAACCTTGCTCTGCGGCGCGGTTATAGTAGTACACTGCTTTCTTTTGGTCTTTAGGAACTCCCATACCATGTTCATAGGCATAAGCTACATGGAATTGGGCTTCGGTAATGTTTTGGTCGGCGGCTTTAATAAGGAGTTCTACGCCCCTGACACTATCTACTCGTGTACCTTGACCGTTGATATAGCACTTACCTGCTTGAAGTTGTCCTCGTGGATTATTTTTATCTGCGGCTTTAAGGTAATAATTAAGTGCTTTTGCATAGTCCAAGGTTACTCCTCTACCACTTGCATACATATCTCCGAGATTAACTTGTGCAGGGGCATAATCTTGGTCGGAAGCCATAGTAAAAAATTCCACAGCTTTTTTCTCATCTTTTTCTACGCCTTTACCTTCAGCTAAGCATAAACCGTATTTATCTTGCGCAGGGGCATATCCTGCACGAGCGGCTTTGCCATACCAATCAGCGGCTTTGCTCATGTCTTTACTTACACCTTTACCTTCTTCATAGCAAGCGGCAAGGTTATACATTGCTTCTGTGTAGTTTTGTTCAGCAGATTTTTGATACCATTCAAAAGCTTTAGCTAAGTTTCTTTCTGTACCATTACCTGTTTCGTAAAGCATGCCTAGATTATTTTGTGCCATTGGATGCCCTTTCTTGGCGGCTTCAAAGTATAGAGTGTATGCCTTGTTATAGTCCTGGGGTACGCCCCAACCTTTTTCATGTAAAACGCCATAAGCTGCTTGGGCGTTAGTGTTTTGTTGAGCTACTGCTTTGGCATACCAATTTGCTGCTTGGGAATAATCTTTGGTTACACCGATACCTTCTTGATAGCACCTTCCCAGCTCATATTGACCTTCTGCATAGTTTTGATTTGCGGCTTTTGTGTACCAATGAACTGCTTGAATGGGATCTTTGGTAGTTCCTTGTCCAAGTTCATAGCACTTGCCGAGTTTTACTTGAGCTTGTGCATAGTTGTTTTCAGCTGCTTTTTGATACCAAAATGCTGCTTTGACATAATCTTGTAAGTCGCCAACACCTTCTTCTGCGGCTCTTGCTACCATAAATTGTGATTCGGCATCGTTTTGATTAGCTGCTTTCGTATAATAATCCACAGCTTTGGCAAAGTCTTGCAATACGCCTTGTCCTTTCATGTAATAGACAGCTACCTTTTTTTGTGCATTTAAATCTCCTTTATCTGCCGCTTTGATAGCCCAAGCTACCGCTTTGGCTTCATCTTTGGTAACTCCCTTACCTTCCATGTACATTTCAGATAGTATCATGTATGCACGGGAATCACCTGCGTCTGCTGCTTTGGTGTAATAATCTACTGCCTTATTATAATCAGGGTTACCTGTAAGACCTCTGTAATAAAAGTTTCCTAATTGATAAAAAGCCGATGCATTTTTAGCTTCAGCTGCTCTTTCGTAATAGTGTATAGCTTTACTATAATCTTGATGCGAACCTGGAGCTTCGTAGCACATTCCCAATAAAACAAATGCCTCTGTATTCCCTTGGTTAGCAGCTTTAGTTAGCCAGCCTATCGCTTGTGTGTAATCTGTTTTTACGCCTAAACCATCTTTATAGTATGTACCTAATTTTACTTGCGCAGGAGCATAATTTTTTTCTGCTAGCTTATGGTACCAAAAAGCTGCTTGAGCATAGCTCTGTCTTGTACCTTTTCCTTTTTCGTACATTTCAGCAACGGTCATTTGAGCTTCAGTGTGGTCCTGTGCAGCTGCTTTACTGTACCAGTATAGCGCTGTGCTATCATTCTGCGCTGCCCCTTGACCTTTTGCATACGCATTCGCTAATGCAAATTGTGCATCCTTATCCCCCTTATAGGCGGCTTTACTCAACCAAGCTACTGCAGTAACTGCATCAGCAGGCACACCATTACCCTTTTGGTAACAGTCAGCAAGCTGAATTTGTGCTTTTACATTTCCTTGTTCAGCAGCTTTTGTGTACCAAAATACAGCTTGGGTAAAATCTTGCAGTACATCTGTGTTGTTATACGTACCATAGTAGTACGCATTTCCCACAATTAACTGTGCATTTGGATCGCCTGCTTCGGCACTTTTTTTCACAGCATCAAACGTCTGAGCTTGGAGTACCACGCAGGCAACACAAACCAATCCTTTGAAAATGAACGCTTTCATACGCTTCAACAATTAATGTTTAACTTTTGAATTTGATTTTTTGTTTTAACACGTTACAAAATTAAAATAAGTTTTTTTAATTACAAAATGTTAAGTTGCATTTTTGTGATAAAAAGTTGTAAAAATTTGTAACAATCTGAAAATGAAGCAGAAAAAATTAACTATGACGGATTGTTTTGTAAAAAATTCTTTTTTCTACTTTTGTACGCGTTTGTATGGATTTAACTACTAAGATTTTGCTTGTACCTTGTATTTATGTTGTGAGTTATCTGCCTTGGAGAATACTTGACGGCATGAGTGCTATAATATACGTTTTTCTTTTTTATATAGTTAGATATCGCAAAAAAGTTGTAAGAGAACATATTCAATATGCCTTTCCCAACTTGGACAGTAGTGAGCGCGAAGCTATTGTAAAAAATTTTTACAAGCACTTAGCGGATATTATTGTAGAAACAATAAAGGGGTTTTCAATGTCTGAGAAAGATATTTTGAAGCATTTTCAAATCAAAGAAAATCAAGCATGGCAGGATATACTCCAACAAGATAAAAACATAATCGTTGCACTATCCCATCAAAACAATTGGGAATGGGTATGTTTGTTGTTTGGGGCTTATTTCAAGGATAAGAGAATTTATCCAATAGGTTTTTACAAGCCACTTCGTAATAAATCTGTAGAGCAGTTGCTTAATAAGATGCGTACTAAATTTGGGGGTACAATGTATTCCTCTGAACAACCTTTAGCAGTTCTAAGAAGACTCAAACAAAAAGAACAGAAGGTATTGCTAGGCTCTGTATCTGACCAACGACCTTTGGAAATAGACAAAGAGTGTGTGTTACCTTTTCTCAATCGTTTGACACCTTTTTTTACAGGTTTAGCTTGGCTTTCTATGGGGGCAAATGTGCCTATTTATTACGGAAGTATCCGCAAAGTTAAACGTCATTACTATCAGATAGAGTTTATACATTTATATTCCCCCACAAAAACGATAATAGATAAAAAGCAAGAAACTCAGTACATTATGAAGTTATATGCTCATCAGTTAGAAAAGGACATACAACGTGAGCCCCATACGTGGCTTTGGTCGCATAAAAGGTGGAAGTTTGCGCCCATGCCCTACAATAGTTCATTAAACACTTCAGCTTTGACTTCCAGCTAATAGTTTAATTTCTTCGCTAGAGTATTCAGGTATAGCATTAGCCATATCTAATTCCATTTTACATCCCCCTACGTGCTTAGCCCCCTTTTCTATTACAAGATACATAACCTCTATATCACCTAAAACACGAGCAGTGGGCTTTAGGGTAAGTGTATCTTTTACTTTCAAGTTTCCTATTACCTCTCCAATTATCTCTAACTCATGAGCTGCAATATTTCCTTCTACAAATCCATTTTCTCCAATAACTACCCTGCCCAGTGCAACAATATTTCCCATAACCCTTCCATTTACCCTCAAATTACTGTTAGACTTGAGGTTTCCCCTTATTACTGAATTTTCGTCAATAATAGTAACGCTATTTCGGTCTAGCATATAGTTGGTTTCATTGGTTTTTCAAAATAAAAAAGAAAGAAACAAACTTGCAAACTATTTTTTTCAAAGTTATTTTTTTAACATCAAATAGGGTCTCTTTTTTTGCGTCCTAATAATAGATTGCTCATAGCGCCATTCCTCTATTTTTGCAAAATTACCTGAAAGCAAAATCTCGGGAACTTTCCATCCTTTATAATTTGCAGGTCTAGTATAAACAGGCGGAGCAATTAAATCATCTTGAAAAGAATCGGTAAGGGCAGAAGTTTCATCAGAAAGTACACCTGGAATAAGCCTAGCAATTGCATCCACGACAACTAATGCAGGTAACTCACCCCCACTTAATACAAAATCGCCAATAGAAATTTCCCGAGTAATTAAATGCTCTCTCACCCGCTCATCGACCCCTTTGTAATGACCGCATAGTAGAATCAGATTGTTGAGCATGCTCATTTGATTTGCTATTTTTTGTGTAAATAGTTCGCCATCAGGACACAAATAAATGATTTCATCATATTTTCTTTGCTGTGTGAGAGTAGAAATACAATTATCAATAGGTTCTATCATGAGTACCATACCTGCACCTCCGCCATACACAGTGTCATCAATTTGCTTGTGTTTATTAGTAGCATAG
This genomic stretch from Bacteroidia bacterium harbors:
- a CDS encoding tetratricopeptide repeat protein → MKAFIFKGLVCVACVVLQAQTFDAVKKSAEAGDPNAQLIVGNAYYYGTYNNTDVLQDFTQAVFWYTKAAEQGNVKAQIQLADCYQKGNGVPADAVTAVAWLSKAAYKGDKDAQFALANAYAKGQGAAQNDSTALYWYSKAAAQDHTEAQMTVAEMYEKGKGTRQSYAQAAFWYHKLAEKNYAPAQVKLGTYYKDGLGVKTDYTQAIGWLTKAANQGNTEAFVLLGMCYEAPGSHQDYSKAIHYYERAAEAKNASAFYQLGNFYYRGLTGNPDYNKAVDYYTKAADAGDSRAYMILSEMYMEGKGVTKDEAKAVAWAIKAADKGDLNAQKKVAVYYMKGQGVLQDFAKAVDYYTKAANQNDAESQFMVARAAEEGVGDLQDYVKAAFWYQKAAENNYAQAQVKLGKCYELGQGTTKDPIQAVHWYTKAANQNYAEGQYELGRCYQEGIGVTKDYSQAANWYAKAVAQQNTNAQAAYGVLHEKGWGVPQDYNKAYTLYFEAAKKGHPMAQNNLGMLYETGNGTERNLAKAFEWYQKSAEQNYTEAMYNLAACYEEGKGVSKDMSKAADWYGKAARAGYAPAQDKYGLCLAEGKGVEKDEKKAVEFFTMASDQDYAPAQVNLGDMYASGRGVTLDYAKALNYYLKAADKNNPRGQLQAGKCYINGQGTRVDSVRGVELLIKAADQNITEAQFHVAYAYEHGMGVPKDQKKAVYYYNRAAEQGFARAQYAMGYNYLNGIGVDKNPQIAVSWLNKAAEQGEISAQILLANCYMNGIGVPVNEAQAVHWYSKAANAGNPEAEYQLGMCYKLGKGIKKDMNQAAEWFQKSANQGNADAQAQLGLCYYRGEGVPQNYSKAIELLQKAADSDNVEAQSCLGEAYTLGYGTKINLEKGTNYLIRAAEKEDYKAQYLLGMMYLNVGYYSKTKQKQDKSKAKKYLSMAHTNPNTPTEIKIEIKRYWDDNGLARIR
- a CDS encoding lysophospholipid acyltransferase family protein — protein: MDLTTKILLVPCIYVVSYLPWRILDGMSAIIYVFLFYIVRYRKKVVREHIQYAFPNLDSSEREAIVKNFYKHLADIIVETIKGFSMSEKDILKHFQIKENQAWQDILQQDKNIIVALSHQNNWEWVCLLFGAYFKDKRIYPIGFYKPLRNKSVEQLLNKMRTKFGGTMYSSEQPLAVLRRLKQKEQKVLLGSVSDQRPLEIDKECVLPFLNRLTPFFTGLAWLSMGANVPIYYGSIRKVKRHYYQIEFIHLYSPTKTIIDKKQETQYIMKLYAHQLEKDIQREPHTWLWSHKRWKFAPMPYNSSLNTSALTSS
- a CDS encoding polymer-forming cytoskeletal protein, which encodes MLDRNSVTIIDENSVIRGNLKSNSNLRVNGRVMGNIVALGRVVIGENGFVEGNIAAHELEIIGEVIGNLKVKDTLTLKPTARVLGDIEVMYLVIEKGAKHVGGCKMELDMANAIPEYSSEEIKLLAGSQS
- the trmD gene encoding tRNA (guanosine(37)-N1)-methyltransferase TrmD, giving the protein MRVDIISAVPDLLYSPLKHSILKRAQEKGLLEVHIHNLRDYATNKHKQIDDTVYGGGAGMVLMIEPIDNCISTLTQQRKYDEIIYLCPDGELFTQKIANQMSMLNNLILLCGHYKGVDERVREHLITREISIGDFVLSGGELPALVVVDAIARLIPGVLSDETSALTDSFQDDLIAPPVYTRPANYKGWKVPEILLSGNFAKIEEWRYEQSIIRTQKKRPYLMLKK